One Pyrus communis chromosome 13, drPyrComm1.1, whole genome shotgun sequence genomic window carries:
- the LOC137712292 gene encoding pentatricopeptide repeat-containing protein DOT4, chloroplastic-like, producing the protein MATTASPNLLSMSPLPRHENKSKSFRPSNGYIFLKPSSKTPILSPNSGPSRAQFRVSDSLAAPAITEVADKNTKINKYCEMGNLKLAMEMVSGAQKSDLNLEAYCSVVELCAGMMLLQDRKRVHSIIYDNGVEADGQLGAKLVFM; encoded by the coding sequence ATGGCCACAACCGCATCGCCAAACTTGTTGTCGATGTCTCCTCTTCCTCGCCatgaaaacaaatcaaaatcttTTAGACCCTCAAATGGTTACATTTTCCTCAAACCCTCTTCAAAAACCCCTATATTATCTCCAAATTCGGGCCCTTCTCGTGCCCAATTTCGCGTCTCCGACTCTCTCGCCGCACCCGCCATCACCGAAGTTGCAGACAAGAACACTAAGATTAACAAGTACTGCGAAATGGGTAATCTGAAATTGGCCATGGAAATGGTGTCGGGGGCTCAAAAATCCGATCTTAACTTGGAGGCTTATTGCTCCGTTGTGGAGCTATGTGCTGGAATGATGTTACTGCAAGACAGAAAAAGGGTTCACTCAATTATCTATGACAATGGTGTGGAAGCTGATGGGCAACTGGGTGCAAAACTTGTGTTTATGTAA